One stretch of Miscanthus floridulus cultivar M001 chromosome 18, ASM1932011v1, whole genome shotgun sequence DNA includes these proteins:
- the LOC136523195 gene encoding uncharacterized protein gives MDGGSGLNIMYAKTLNAMGVDLARIQLTRVSFHGIVPRKQAMLLGQISLPITFKGLSNYRMETLTFEVVGFPKTYHAILGRPCYSKFMAVPNYTYLKLKMPSPSGVITVSTSF, from the coding sequence atggatggaggcagcggcctcaatatcatgtacgccaagacgctcaacGCGATGGGCGTTGACCTGGCGCGCATTCAGCTAACCAGAGtgtctttccatggcatcgtgcctagaaagcaggccatgctgcTTGGGCAAATCAGTCTGCCTATCACTTTCAAGGGTCTgtccaactataggatggagacccttacctttgaagtggttgggttccccaaaacttaccacgccatcctaggacgaccatgctactcgaagttcatggccgtccccaactacacctacctcaagctaaagatgccgagtCCTAGTGGAGTCATCAccgtcagcacctccttctag